In Sebastes fasciatus isolate fSebFas1 chromosome 8, fSebFas1.pri, whole genome shotgun sequence, the DNA window ACTAGCAATTAATCTGTGAAAGCTAAATCCGCTTGGAACTGGTTATTGTTTGATCTAGATGAGGTTAGGGATTGTTGAATCATCCAAAATTCACCAATTTACCATTGgcaacccaaaaaaaaaaatcagagttGACATATGTTGCCATGGAACGAGAGACAACAAATCTCCCAGTCTGTCTGAGAGAAAAAGGAATTTATAGAAGAGGCGGTCTGTCACATGAAGCAACACATTACTCTGGAAGAAAAACAAGccatttatttagtttactggAAGAGACATTTACACTCGACCTGTTCAGGCCAGTCAGTGCAGTCACATTGATGACGTTTCATATGCATTGAGGTCTTGACCGCGCTCTGTTGGTGTTCAGCACATCTATACAAGTCCCACTCCTGCCAGTGCATCCAGAAACACAAAGGATGGATGTAGAAATATCTTTTAAGCAGGACTGAATTCATTATCtatatttgtgttgttaatttatgtgGTCCAGGTTTATTGTTTGGTTTTatcaaaaaattacaaaatttcATCCATATTGACAAGACAAACTCGTGAAGACTGATGGTGTACAGACACAGTCtgaataaaactgaaaatacaAAGACTGCTGCTCTTGCTCCTCGTACCAAAGCAGATCAAGTGGCAAAAAATCCTCTTGGCTTGCCACGACACTGGGTGATGGATCGTTGGTCGAGATCCACCAGAATTCAGTCTTTAACGATCCAGTGATTGTGAATCGTTTATGCTTGGATGGTGCTCTTAGCACTGAAGGCCATGTAGTAGACCAGGATACCCATGAGGGCAGCCATCACCTCAGTAGCCACCCATGGGCCGTTCCACGCACCCTGGAGagagatttattgtttttaaagctCGTCACAGTATCAGAGGAGAAGTAAGCAAATGATGACCAATTATACACTCTAGTTTCACCTGGTTCTAGAAATTCAACTACTGGTTTGTGGTGCATGTTTTTTAAGCCTCGAGTTCcgtatttttgcaaccagaagtgacacaagagggtggagctaaactacaaccgaacgctggattaaacattttttggcgaccaaaaggttacaattaactttcatgaactgaaaacactgaaaaactGTGAAAgatttaaagttgtaagacgaaaacagggagaactcccagactggacgatgccgtggtagcgacctgtcaatcacaaggtagtcacgccctaaagcattccctgctttatggtctatttgactctaaatgggaccataatttactaaatgaacatcatactgtattgaagaagacttgaaactagtgattgagaccataaactcatgtttacaatgtttactgaggtaataaatcaagtgagaagtaggctcattttctcattgacttcaatacaatcagacttctttttgtaaccagaggagtcgccccctgctggctgttagaaagaatgcttttaagtttaaggcacttcttcTTTAAGGCACTTTAACATTTCAGACTCAGTGGTAGCCCACTGCAGATTGAGACTCATATCACAAAATATACAATGACTAAAAAGAGTAATTTTTAAAGTATGATCTTATTCTTAAAAGGAGAAAGGCATAAATACATGCACATCCAATCCAAAAAGGGCAGGTGCTGAGCTGAAAGTGAGCAGATCATAGAATAAACAAATAGCTTGCACACTGTAGGGCTCCAATGTCCGCTTATTTATTGCACGGTAACGTTTCAAGCATAACTTCTTCAGACTTAAGTAGTCCACTTGAGTCCAGCAGATATGGAGCAACATGAGCATTCATTGGGAGTTGTTTTTATGGCTGCCTTTTGAATGCAagtcaatattcactctcttttagttctgtttttggtctccactatatcatgagggaaatatctgcTAAATACACAACTATATTCACCAGCTAGCTTATCTGTTTGCTGTTTGGTACTGGGTAGgtgtacagtgttttttttttttagagctaTTTTGCTGGAAACAGCTGCCTCCTGATGAGGGCcatgaaccaaaacagtaaagttgttgGCTATAAAATCCAACCACTATAACTGTGCATACATGTGTTCGATTTGAGGGTCTATAAGAGACTCACCCTGTGGTCGATGTTGACAGAGAAGAGAGGCTGAATGGCATTTACATCTTCATTGTTTCTCTGGGCCTGGAACAAAAGGAGATGCACACATATCATTCAAATTAagccgttttgtttttttaacagacaaGAACATTGCAAATACAGTGGAGCTCACTGACAGTAAACTATGAGCTTATCATAACTATGAATCAGACACTAACCTTGCGCAGGGCACTGTAGGACTCCTCATCGAAGAATTTGACTTGATATGTTCCAGAGCTGGCCTGTTTGTGAGGAAGACTCCAGGACACCTGAGGGAAGAAATCACATGTTGACAAATGCTTCTTTGATAAGCTCTAGGTTTTAAGAGGTGGTTCATCTGCAGCGAGACAGTGACCCCTTGTTGGTCTAAGATTAGATAATCAGATAGGAATCACTTTATTTGAGGACCAGCTCTGAgcgtcaaatgttttttttgtagtaTTGGGTAAGAAGTTCAGGGTTATCCAGACTAAGAATAGGAGAAATGTGATTTGCAATTAGACACACGcaacacacttgtctttttttttaaatatatttactgtattgttattatatatatcttgtcctaattgttttgttatcactattatgtagtcatattatttctttatattaatcttgtcttcAGATAAgctcagtgggttttttgcctcttcctacactttatattattcatttatttttttgttatgttgtatagtattaaattgtgcaaaacaaataaacaaataaacaaaacatgagGACACTACCATACCTGGTACTTGCCAACATCCTGGCCTCTAGTCACAGGGAACTGTCTTCCATTGACATCAGCATACAGAGTCACACTCTGGAGAAGGACAGACATGATCACCAGTGAGTCAATAATAACATCAGTATATATAATCACACTGTGTGTTTGAAGTGTTGGAGGTTGGACTGTTTGTTACCTGTGCTCCGTTGGCACAGGCCAGGCTGAGTTCAACGATGAAGACAGACTCAGAGGAGATGACTGCGTCGGAGGTGGTGTAGGCCGACGGGGTGATGACTGGGTCTGTGCAGGTCTCTCCTGTCAAACACAGAGAGCACAGATAACGTTAGAtaacatcatcaatatcatctGCACAGTAATAACAACTCGTACACATTCCTCCAAGACGTATACTCAGCCTCAACTACAAGACACATGGAGgtgatttcttcttcttcttctttaaggtttattgccggtgtaatggcaattttcatatctgcagtttaacactgtacctttagacaatctcagggcctcacatgttcaactttgtcaccataggacagtgacctgacattttagatctctgtaactgcaaacaacagattgctgaaatacttgttatgtcttgtgatgctctgttgtctgctgtgtgctgacgcattgatacactttctatccttctcttcgtttcttctttgcacttatcttcatgttatgctttaaatgtataaatactgactactctctgtattcggggctcacttgccacagtccacaacaggtggctgtgctcgtgagtccatctgcagatgctttagttattaatgtatgcctttttattaaattcactgaaggacaagttgttacgttggtttgtgtcttgttttaacagaaactgccaccacagcGGTTATCAAACAACGATTTGGTGCATtcattcagaatcagaatcagaatcagaattgtgttttattgccaggtgtaagagatttacactaggaatttgctttggttatgttggtgcaagtcaaacagtataataacaaaatagatagatagatattctggctaataattactatatcccccaaaaaataaataaaataaaaattaaaaaaattaaaaaaaacagaacaaacaacCTCATATTTTTCCAATCATATTAATTTGTCTAATATACTGAATTAATGTTCTATAACACTCATTTAGTGACTTCTTTTGTAGAAtatctattaaattaaattctctTTGAGGCCTTGACTCAAAtgccttctttcttcctcacatCTCTCACAATGCAACATTACATGCTCCACCGTTTCCTCT includes these proteins:
- the ssr4 gene encoding translocon-associated protein subunit delta; this translates as MMIRIAAFLALLAVSCSGETCTDPVITPSAYTTSDAVISSESVFIVELSLACANGAQSVTLYADVNGRQFPVTRGQDVGKYQVSWSLPHKQASSGTYQVKFFDEESYSALRKAQRNNEDVNAIQPLFSVNIDHRGAWNGPWVATEVMAALMGILVYYMAFSAKSTIQA